The Nostoc sp. 'Lobaria pulmonaria (5183) cyanobiont' genome window below encodes:
- a CDS encoding zinc-dependent metalloprotease, translating into MKYWITKLAICIVLLYSLLLSNDYAGANQLSNTSNINVQQLNALPIVENVASTDKNIAEIKKEDFCRFNGIVNRIDKLEGIFTLYCSEDSGKVFLELKPEQLNKNYLAIVTLESGIGESGIYSGLPLSDFIFYFRRINNRLHFVVRNVKFRTDSIPEQRSLARSFSDSVLYSLEIATIDPKNQNILINLNELLMQDFPGLTPLLKYSLQADYRLDARKSYFGDVNSFPENIEIDSIYGFSSLEGSNLITVPDSRALTLKVHYSFSQLRENNGYIPRLADDRVGYFTTAFQDFSDNNARESFVRYINRWHLEPSNPSAPLSSPKKPIVYWIENAVPLKYRDAIREGVLMWNKAFEKAGFQNAIEVQQMPDDADWKPADVHYNTIRWFNSLDAGFAKGPMRVNPFTGEILDADIIVDANMVRLVQQEYHALMEANSCPEKMKGHEDAGKYLDRFFASSSSALFFSSESCYGMESSNQAAMGALALSMLPNTTPSSESIKEYVHQYLRSLIAHEVGHTLGLHHNFYGSTMLAPQELNNTEITHTKGLVGSVMDYVPVNIAPQGIQQGDYFPGVIGPYDEWAIEYGYKKFPATGLKVTIPESEKSFLNQIALASPQPELSYATDEDIWDINPLANVWDMSSDVLLYSQWQMDNARFMWQRLDQGYLSKRESYSNLRLKFNGVLKYYFRNATLLSKYIGGQSFRRLHTSDDAWAFVPVSLLKQRQALTKLQEYVFAEDAFSFSPQLLNQLAPSHWGDWGSSAPNNRLDYPIHDRILSFQSAILRSLLDSDRLNRLQDIELKTLPGEALSIPELFDTLQTGIWTEVFAPGEPKPISSIRRSLQREHLNILLQMMLGTTNTPEDGRTLAWYKLRQLQKAIDVRLKQLGESLDIYTLAHLEASGDRITKALNAQFLSR; encoded by the coding sequence ATGAAATACTGGATAACGAAATTAGCAATCTGTATAGTATTACTGTATAGCTTGTTGCTATCAAATGATTATGCAGGAGCAAACCAACTTTCAAATACTTCTAATATTAATGTACAGCAATTAAATGCACTGCCAATAGTTGAAAACGTAGCAAGTACTGACAAAAATATTGCTGAGATTAAAAAGGAAGATTTTTGCCGATTTAATGGGATTGTTAATCGGATAGATAAACTAGAAGGAATTTTCACACTTTATTGCAGCGAGGATTCGGGAAAAGTTTTCTTAGAACTTAAGCCAGAACAGCTAAATAAAAACTACCTAGCTATAGTGACATTGGAATCAGGCATTGGGGAAAGTGGGATTTATAGTGGATTACCTCTTTCTGATTTTATCTTTTACTTCCGAAGAATAAATAATAGATTGCATTTTGTTGTGCGTAATGTAAAATTCCGTACAGACAGTATACCAGAACAGCGATCGCTTGCTCGTTCATTTAGCGATTCAGTTCTTTATTCACTCGAAATAGCCACTATCGATCCCAAAAATCAAAATATTCTAATTAATCTGAATGAACTGCTAATGCAGGATTTTCCTGGATTAACTCCTCTATTAAAATACTCTTTACAAGCCGATTACCGCTTAGATGCACGCAAGTCATATTTTGGTGATGTTAACAGTTTCCCAGAAAACATAGAGATTGATTCGATTTATGGTTTTTCATCACTAGAAGGCTCAAATTTAATCACCGTACCCGATAGTAGGGCACTCACTCTAAAGGTACACTATAGTTTTTCTCAGTTGAGAGAAAACAATGGTTATATTCCCAGACTTGCCGATGATAGAGTTGGATATTTTACTACTGCTTTCCAAGACTTTTCTGATAATAATGCTCGCGAATCATTTGTACGTTATATTAATCGCTGGCATCTAGAACCATCCAATCCTAGCGCCCCTTTATCTTCACCCAAAAAACCAATTGTGTATTGGATTGAAAATGCTGTACCACTAAAATACCGTGATGCGATTCGTGAAGGCGTTTTGATGTGGAACAAAGCATTTGAAAAAGCCGGATTTCAAAATGCTATTGAAGTGCAGCAAATGCCAGATGATGCTGATTGGAAACCAGCAGATGTACATTACAACACTATTCGCTGGTTTAATTCTTTAGATGCAGGTTTTGCCAAAGGTCCGATGCGCGTCAACCCATTCACCGGGGAAATATTGGATGCAGATATTATTGTGGATGCCAATATGGTGCGTTTAGTTCAGCAAGAATATCATGCATTAATGGAGGCAAATTCATGTCCAGAAAAGATGAAAGGACATGAAGACGCGGGTAAATATCTGGATAGATTCTTTGCATCATCTTCCTCTGCTCTGTTTTTCTCCTCTGAGTCCTGCTATGGTATGGAGTCTTCAAATCAAGCAGCTATGGGGGCGCTGGCGTTGTCAATGTTGCCAAACACTACACCTAGTAGTGAAAGCATAAAGGAGTATGTACATCAATATTTGCGTTCTCTTATCGCTCACGAAGTCGGGCACACTCTGGGTTTGCATCACAACTTTTATGGTAGCACCATGTTAGCGCCACAAGAATTAAATAATACTGAAATCACTCACACCAAAGGTTTAGTAGGTTCGGTGATGGATTATGTACCTGTGAATATAGCACCACAGGGAATACAGCAAGGTGACTATTTCCCCGGAGTTATTGGGCCTTATGACGAATGGGCAATTGAGTATGGTTATAAAAAATTTCCAGCAACAGGACTTAAGGTAACGATTCCAGAATCAGAAAAAAGTTTTTTAAACCAGATTGCACTAGCGTCGCCTCAACCAGAATTATCTTACGCAACTGATGAAGATATCTGGGATATCAATCCTTTGGCAAATGTCTGGGATATGAGTAGTGATGTGCTACTTTATTCACAGTGGCAAATGGATAATGCTCGTTTTATGTGGCAGCGTCTTGATCAGGGTTATCTATCGAAAAGAGAAAGCTATAGTAACCTGCGCCTTAAATTTAATGGAGTACTTAAATATTATTTTCGGAACGCCACTTTGCTTTCTAAATACATTGGTGGACAATCGTTTCGGCGTCTCCATACCAGTGATGATGCTTGGGCATTTGTACCAGTTTCACTTTTAAAACAACGTCAAGCATTGACAAAGTTGCAAGAGTATGTATTTGCGGAGGATGCTTTCAGCTTTTCACCACAATTGCTCAATCAACTAGCACCATCGCATTGGGGAGACTGGGGTAGTTCTGCACCTAATAATCGCCTTGATTATCCAATTCACGATCGCATTTTGAGTTTTCAAAGTGCGATATTGCGATCGCTATTAGACAGTGATCGCCTGAATCGTTTACAAGATATAGAATTAAAAACTCTGCCTGGGGAAGCACTTTCCATTCCAGAACTGTTCGACACCCTGCAAACAGGCATCTGGACAGAAGTTTTCGCCCCAGGAGAACCAAAGCCAATTTCTAGCATCCGCCGTTCATTGCAACGGGAACATCTGAATATTTTGTTACAGATGATGTTGGGTACTACTAATACACCTGAAGATGGTCGAACATTGGCTTGGTATAAACTGCGCCAACTGCAAAAAGCAATTGATGTCAGACTCAAACAACTTGGTGAAAGTCTTGATATTTACACCTTAGCTCACTTAGAAGCTTCTGGCGATCGCATTACTAAAGCATTAAACGCGCAGTTCCTCTCTAGGTAG
- a CDS encoding FAD/NAD(P)-binding protein: MDSNVLIAHPSSTTIALIGAGFSGSLVAAHLLKTANRPLLIKLIERSHDIGKGVAYSTDTISHLLNVSAGKMSAFPDDPGHLLRWLNYNRSELGTFLPSDLNASSFIPRQIFGLYIQSILEEAEATASSNVRLERVIDEVVAVEPQAKGAIVSLSSSRTFVADKIVLALGNAPSAPPGSQPSEDNDTPYLRHAWSAEALAELKPDAPVLLIGTGLTMVDMVVSLHAGNHRGKIYAVSRRGLSPLPHQSTKPYPAFLTPDTAPKTVRGLLRRIRSQVQTAAVQGYNWRSVIDSLRPITQQLWQQLPRVEQKRLLRHLTPYWDVHRHRIAPKIGKVVQAMLDSGQLTITAGRIQGYEAASEAVAVTLRQRQTQRNQVLQVSRVVNCTGVQANYQRSPQSLIANLRTQGLIHPNDIGLGLDTTPDGAVLDAEGKRSSLLYTLGTPRKGNLWETIAVPELREQAQALATTVLQSLPVRVRPVSPISRAAEQDYSDLRPAIAQSTLLFRQFFDPESSTYTYLIADSQTKDAVLVDTVLEQVDRDLQVLDDLGLSLCYCLETHIHADHITGAGKLRQQTGCQVMVPQNATARSADHSLADRETLIVGAVRIEAIATPGHTDGHLAYLVNNTHLLTGDALLIRGCGRTDFQSGDAGTLYETVTQQLFTLPEDTLVYPAHDYKGRTVSTIGEEKRLNPRFANRSRDQFIAIMSHLGLSFPKKMKEAVPANEYCGDFMLEGSLSNGTSLAIDVDREKVEKTLSTNTEIYEDYFAMYI, from the coding sequence AGTAGCGGCTCACCTGTTAAAAACTGCCAACCGTCCCCTGTTGATCAAGCTGATTGAGCGCAGTCACGACATTGGCAAGGGAGTCGCCTACAGTACGGACACCATCAGCCATTTGCTGAATGTATCCGCAGGCAAGATGAGTGCCTTTCCCGATGATCCCGGTCATCTGCTGCGCTGGTTAAACTACAACCGCAGTGAGTTAGGAACATTTCTGCCTAGTGATCTGAATGCCAGCAGCTTTATTCCCCGTCAGATATTCGGGCTTTATATCCAGTCGATTTTGGAGGAAGCTGAAGCCACGGCATCGAGTAACGTCCGGCTAGAGCGCGTCATCGATGAGGTGGTGGCAGTGGAGCCACAAGCCAAAGGCGCGATCGTCTCCTTGAGTAGCAGCCGTACTTTCGTGGCAGACAAAATTGTACTAGCACTGGGAAACGCACCTTCCGCCCCTCCTGGATCGCAACCCTCTGAGGACAATGACACCCCCTACCTACGTCATGCCTGGTCAGCCGAGGCGTTGGCAGAACTGAAGCCTGATGCGCCTGTATTGCTGATTGGCACTGGACTGACGATGGTGGATATGGTAGTGTCACTCCACGCTGGCAACCATCGGGGCAAAATTTATGCCGTCTCTCGCCGGGGATTGTCTCCGCTACCGCATCAATCGACTAAACCCTACCCCGCCTTTTTAACCCCAGACACCGCGCCTAAAACAGTTCGCGGCTTGCTGCGGCGCATTCGCAGTCAGGTGCAAACGGCAGCAGTGCAGGGCTACAACTGGCGCTCGGTGATTGATTCCCTGCGTCCGATCACCCAGCAACTCTGGCAACAACTGCCCCGCGTGGAGCAAAAACGGCTTTTGCGCCATCTCACCCCCTATTGGGATGTACATCGCCATCGAATTGCCCCCAAAATTGGCAAGGTTGTCCAAGCAATGCTGGATTCTGGGCAACTAACTATTACCGCAGGGCGCATTCAGGGTTATGAAGCGGCATCTGAGGCCGTGGCAGTGACCCTTCGCCAGCGCCAAACGCAAAGGAATCAGGTCTTGCAAGTCAGCCGCGTGGTGAATTGCACCGGGGTACAGGCAAATTATCAGCGATCGCCTCAATCCCTAATTGCCAATTTACGCACTCAGGGATTGATCCACCCCAACGATATTGGCTTGGGTTTGGATACTACCCCCGATGGTGCTGTATTAGATGCTGAGGGCAAACGTTCAAGCCTACTCTATACCTTGGGCACTCCCCGCAAAGGCAATTTATGGGAAACGATCGCTGTTCCCGAACTGCGTGAGCAGGCCCAGGCATTGGCGACAACGGTGTTGCAGTCCTTACCGGTGCGGGTACGTCCCGTTTCGCCCATTTCTCGCGCCGCTGAACAAGACTATAGCGACCTTCGACCCGCTATAGCCCAGTCAACGCTATTGTTTCGCCAATTCTTTGACCCAGAATCTAGCACCTACACCTATCTGATTGCGGACAGTCAGACTAAAGATGCGGTGCTAGTAGATACAGTATTGGAGCAGGTTGACCGTGATTTACAAGTGCTGGATGACTTGGGGTTGAGTCTTTGCTACTGTTTAGAAACTCACATCCATGCTGACCATATCACTGGTGCTGGCAAACTGAGACAGCAAACAGGTTGTCAGGTGATGGTGCCCCAAAATGCCACTGCTAGGTCTGCGGATCACTCCCTTGCCGATCGCGAAACCTTAATTGTGGGGGCGGTGCGGATTGAGGCGATCGCTACACCAGGGCACACCGACGGACATCTGGCTTATTTAGTCAACAATACCCATTTGTTAACGGGGGATGCCTTGTTGATTCGCGGCTGTGGACGCACAGACTTTCAATCGGGCGATGCGGGTACTCTGTACGAGACAGTGACGCAACAGTTATTTACTCTCCCAGAGGACACCCTGGTTTATCCCGCCCATGACTATAAAGGGCGCACTGTTTCTACTATTGGTGAAGAAAAACGCCTCAATCCCCGATTTGCCAATCGCAGCCGCGATCAATTTATCGCAATCATGAGCCATCTGGGTTTGAGTTTTCCCAAGAAGATGAAGGAAGCCGTACCCGCCAACGAATACTGTGGCGATTTCATGCTCGAAGGGAGTCTGAGCAATGGTACGAGTTTGGCGATTGATGTAGATCGTGAAAAAGTAGAAAAAACGCTATCAACTAATACTGAAATTTATGAGGACTACTTTGCTATGTACATTTAG